The Flexibacter flexilis DSM 6793 DNA window GCAAAAGTTTTGCCAGTGGCGTACTCGCAATTGTTCCTATACTGGTTTTAAACCTCATAATAAAAGATTTAGAAATTTCTCCGATTGGGGACATATCAAACAGATTCACCTATTCTATCCTTATTAGTTTTTTAAAAGAATGGAGTAAATATTTAGTAGTTGTCTGGTTTGCGTTAAGTAGTCCAACATTTGATGAACCTTATAAGGGTGTAGCTTATACGTTAATGGCAGCCATGGGGTTTGCTTGTACCGAAAATATAATAGATACATTTTTTTATGAAAACATACAATTAATGCCTATTGCACTCTCCTCTGTTCTCTATGCCCTTTCGGCAGTAATGGTGGGCTATGGTTTAGGTAGAAGTAAAGATTACGGAGCGTCTGTCCTGTCCAATATTTCAGGGCTTGTACTCGCAATCACATTTCATGGCGCATGTTTGTTCGCAATTATCGGACATTTGGATAAATTACTGGTTACAAACTTGTTAGCAGCGATATTAATTGTTAGCTTAGAATTAGTTAGAGCTACAAAAATACGCGAGAAGGCCTTGGCTTTCGAGGCTTATGCCAAAAGCGTATAAAAGTCAAAATACAATAGATTAAGGTTAGGTTAGAGTAATAAAAAAGTCCTTGGCAATGCGAAGGACTTTTTTTGTATGGTTTTCAGGATCAATTATAAGTACAAAACTTGGTCGCAGTTCATGCCATAAGCATCTGAAAGCGAAGCCATTACCCAGCCGGCTTTTCTTTTACTGCATTCCTGCTCAATGAGTTGGGCAGCGGCTTGTATATTTTTTTCGTCCAAATGGCTAAAGGGTTCGTCAAGCAAAAGCCACTGAAAAGGTTGTGCCAAAGCTCGAATAATGGCGATACGTTGGCGTTCGCCGTAAGAAAATGTATTGGCTTTTTTCTCTAACAGATGCGTAACGCTCAGCGCGTCGGTCATGGCCGTAATATGCTGAATATCTGGAGTTTTTGAATACAAATTTGCTTTGACCAAAATATTTTCGAGGGCTGTCAGGTGCGGAAAAAGTCGCAAATCCTGAAACACAATGGAGACTTTTTCTTGTCGATAATCAGCCCACCACCCAAGCGTTTGTTTTTTCAGGTGATGGCCGCCGTAAGTAGCAGTCCCTTCGTAGTCGTGGCGCAGACCATAGACAATACCAACGAAAGTGCTTTTGCCTTTACCGCTCGCCGCAGACACCAAATAGCATTTTCCTTGCTCCAAAACGAGATTTGTTTGCCATATCTGCGACGATAAACGAGTAACCCCGACAAGTGGTGCCGGGGTTACGTTATCAAAAATAATTTGTTCCATAAAAACTACTGCACGGGTTCTTCTTCGAGCGGAACGGCAACAGAGGCCGTATCAGCTTCTATAATTTCTTGTTCTTCCATTTGCCATTGTTTGCGTTGCGCCTCATCAAGTTTTTTAACTTCTTGGCCATATTCCGCAAGAGCCTTCCAGCTACTTTCATTTTCGGGTTTGGTATGCAAAGAAAATACCGCTTCTGATTGTTTTTCAGATTTTTGTATTGCCGTTGCCTCAAACGATTTGACGTACTTGTTAGCCAAACGAGAATAATCTGTGGCAAACTGACTCATTTGTTGAGTAAACACATCAAAATCCAACAAGAAATACATGGCATTTTCACCTACCTCAGCCTTGAATTTAGGAGCTTTGTTGCCAACTATCAAATCACGCATTTTGGCTGAGCTAGCAAACATCAATTTTTTGTCTCTTGGAATAAGTGAATAAATCGCTGGCACAACTCCTCCACCCACAAAATAGTCGTTTTCTTTTTTGATAAATGACTGCGAAGAAAGAATACCCAAGACTTTGTTACAGGTTTCGTTGTTGCTAATCCCAAGATTTACAAACACTTGAGGTGTTCCATTCATTTCAGCAGCAGCCTCTGTTGCCGCAACAATCACGTCACCCGAAAGCATTCCGAAAAAATCGTCAGGGCTTACACCAGCCATTGTGAGGCCACCTTCTACCTGCATGCTTACGCCTACTTTTTGCATGAGTTTACGCAAAAGAGGCACATCAAGTTTGAGAGCCACCACACCCATTGGCTTGTCGCTTGGCACATCAGCAAGCAAATCTTTATTGATTGGTTGGCTTAATAATTTGCCATATTCTTTATCTGCTTCATTTTCAGAATAAAAATCAGACTTAAGAACAGCTTTACCTTTTTCAAAGTCTAAAGTAGCTGTCATAAAACGGCCTGTCAAAGCTTTATTCGTTTGGTCGGCTGCTGGATTGTTGGCTGTAGCCTCACTTGGCATCGCATCTTTAAGCGAAACCCAAAACGACAAAGCGCCACCATGCTCAAGCAAGCCCTTAAAATAAGTGTTAGACT harbors:
- a CDS encoding ABC transporter ATP-binding protein; this encodes MEQIIFDNVTPAPLVGVTRLSSQIWQTNLVLEQGKCYLVSAASGKGKSTFVGIVYGLRHDYEGTATYGGHHLKKQTLGWWADYRQEKVSIVFQDLRLFPHLTALENILVKANLYSKTPDIQHITAMTDALSVTHLLEKKANTFSYGERQRIAIIRALAQPFQWLLLDEPFSHLDEKNIQAAAQLIEQECSKRKAGWVMASLSDAYGMNCDQVLYL
- a CDS encoding PrsW family glutamic-type intramembrane protease, with protein sequence MPTYTQIFNILIAPVLSVIAYWFYKKRLDVISASWLSKSFASGVLAIVPILVLNLIIKDLEISPIGDISNRFTYSILISFLKEWSKYLVVVWFALSSPTFDEPYKGVAYTLMAAMGFACTENIIDTFFYENIQLMPIALSSVLYALSAVMVGYGLGRSKDYGASVLSNISGLVLAITFHGACLFAIIGHLDKLLVTNLLAAILIVSLELVRATKIREKALAFEAYAKSV
- a CDS encoding DUF4836 family protein, with the protein product MYSVFTGKAKGFANYKTFLMAVLMLWVATSCNKTPQHAKHIPKQASAVVAIDTKKLAWDIISFDDIFGKNTDTTSDETGKKLQEAGIDFLSTSYVFSTGALDKAPVSALLPLSDAAKFKAFLETFDKEHPLVVKEENGFRVAGNNDFVVMFDDKLAIVATLKNYGEAQLKTHANTLFTLAEENSLAESNTYFKGLLEHGGALSFWVSLKDAMPSEATANNPAADQTNKALTGRFMTATLDFEKGKAVLKSDFYSENEADKEYGKLLSQPINKDLLADVPSDKPMGVVALKLDVPLLRKLMQKVGVSMQVEGGLTMAGVSPDDFFGMLSGDVIVAATEAAAEMNGTPQVFVNLGISNNETCNKVLGILSSQSFIKKENDYFVGGGVVPAIYSLIPRDKKLMFASSAKMRDLIVGNKAPKFKAEVGENAMYFLLDFDVFTQQMSQFATDYSRLANKYVKSFEATAIQKSEKQSEAVFSLHTKPENESSWKALAEYGQEVKKLDEAQRKQWQMEEQEIIEADTASVAVPLEEEPVQ